In Bacillus sp. S3, the sequence GGGGAATAGTCTTCCAAGTGCTCCAGTCCGAAATGAAAATAAAGTCGGTCGAAATGATCCATGCCCTTGTGGAAGCGGGAAAAAATATAAAAAATGCTGCGGCTGAATAACGGTAAACTAAATTTTAAACAGACCTTCCGAATCAAAAATTTATTATTATGAAAGCATCTTCAATTAGAAATTACGAATGTTTACAAAATGTTGCTATGTTGTAATTTACTATTCAAGTTTTAGGGTCAGACCCCAAACGTGCTAACGCTTTAGCGCGCTAGGTCGGACCCTATTTACCTTTTTATCATCTGTTTTGATCTACGAGAATCTGATTACCTTCACGGTCTTCAATTGTAAAAAATGCTGGTCCTTGAGTTGACTCATCTACTTTAGATAGCATTGTCATTCCTTTTTCTTTAAGTTGTTTTTGTAGTTCTCGAATGTCCGTCAACTTCGTGTAAAAACAATAAAAAATTGGAATGAAAATGCAAAAAACGCCTTCAAAATTCATTTTTGAAGGCGTTTTTTGCCGTTTTGGTTTAAATATCCCTACAAAAAATGAAAAAGGTTGGTTCGCATTACTCTAGTATTCACGATATCGTAGAAGTGCAAAGGATACCTAGTAATTATTCTTTTATCAAATATCTACATAATTATTAAAATTTCCCATCCTTTTTCCCTCTTTATCCATAAATAAACGATGAAGGGGAATTTAGGAGAAGAAAGGAATGGATTGAAGATGGCAAAGTACAGAATGGTGCGTACGGATTTTTGGAAGAACCCGGTTATTTTAGAGGAGATGACCCCTGAGGACAAATACTTTTACGTGTATCTGCTGACGAATCCACAAACGACGCAAATTGGAATCTATAAGATTACGAAAAAACAAATGGCTTTTGATTTGGGCTATTCGATTGAGAGTGTTCATTCGTTAATGGAACGATTCAGCCTGCACCACAAGTTGATTCGTTATAATCCTGAAACACGTGAGCTCGCAATTAAGAACTGGGGGAAAGAGAACCTCCAAAAAGGAGGAAAACCGGTGATGGATTGTATTTTTTCCGAATTAAAAGAGGTGGAGGATCACTCGCTCATTCAATATGTATCAGAATCCATTGTAAAAGAGGAAATTCGCAGCCTCTACCAATCTTTTTGTGAACAAGAAGGGCTGTGTTGCGGGAATGATGTGAGAGATCAAGAAGTAAATCATACATATCAAACTGAATGTGAAGAAACGGACGATACGTTCCTGTCCCGTGATACGATACGTGGGCAAAAAGAAAAACAAAAAGAAAAAGAAAAACAAAAACAACAACAAAAAGCTCTCCCGTCAAATCGTGAGAGACTTCCAAACATAGAGAACTCGTACCAGAAAAATCAACAATCAGAAGAGATCAAAGAAATTGTTGAGTTTTGGGACAACAATGGATTTGGGTTTACGAACGTGAATGGGAAACAACAGTTGTTATCTTGGTTAGATGATTCTCACTTTTTACAGCCAAAAGAATTGATTTTAAAAGCGATGAATATTGCCTGTGCGAATAACACACGAAAGCTGAACTATATAATCGGGATATTGAAAAACTGGGAAAACGAATCTTTACTGACTGTAGAAGATATTGATTCGTATCAGAATAACCAAAAGCCCGTTCGAAAGACGATTCCAACGACTGCCGGAAGAGATATCCCCAGAGGGTTTGAACTCGATCTAACAAGAGGTGAAAAGTGATGAGTATAGCGGAAAAAGTGTTCCTAGGAAGCTTGATGAAGGCGGATTACTTACTAATGGATTCAGTGGTTCAACCAGAACAGCTAGAAAGTACACAGCATAAAGAAATCATGCGAAGAATGGTGGAGTTGAAGCGAGCAGGTAAGAATATCGATTTAATTAGCTTAAGTACCTTACCAAACCTCGAATCATTAGGTGGAATATCTTACCTTTCGGAGCTGTTATCGTATGCCGATCCTGAGAAATTTGATGGAACGGAGAAGCTGATTCTTGAACTGTGGAAGGAACGGGAAAAGAGAAGGATTTTAACGCTTGCAGCGATGAATGATTGGGAGATTGCGAAAGTCATTGGCGAATTGGATAAAATTAACCAAATGAAAATGGATGATCACACGCCCATACAACAAGCGTTAGCAGCTATTTATGAGGCACCGTGGGAAGATCAGCTGCTTCTTGAAAGTGTCACAACGGGTATCAAAAAGCTAGATGAAGTGACAGGAGGATTCCAGGGCGGTGAAGTGACGATGGTAGCGGCACGGCCATCGATGGGGAAAACCGATGTGATGCTTCATTTTGCCAAAATGGCGGGTTGGGCCGGGTTTCTGCCACTTGTATTTTCCTTAGAAATGCCTGAAAAGCTGATAACCTCTCGATTAATGGCTTCGACCGGGGGCTTTAACCGGGGAAAAATGCGGGATCCGAAAAGGATGTTAAGTCAAAGTCAAAAGGATAAATGGTTCGATGTGATCGGTGATCTTAATGAAACCCATTTGCAAATATTTGATGGGGCCGGACAAACGATTGCCGAAATGAGGGCGAAAACGAGAAAGCTCATGCATCAATATCCAAACAAGAAACCAATCCTTTTTATTGATTACTTAACCCTAATCCAATCAGGTCAATTATATGGAGGGAATTCCCATTTGCAGGTAACAGAAATATCCAAATCCCTGAAAACAATGGCAAAGGATTTTGATTGTCCTGTCATTTGTTTGGCACAGCTCAATCGATCAGTAGAATCTAGGGCGTCTAAACGGCCGATGATGTCTGATATTCGGGAATCGGGCAGTGTAGAACAGGATGCCGATGTCATTTTAATGCTGTACCGGGAAGCGTATTATGACAAGGAATCCGAGAATCGTTCCCTTGAAATCATTGTCTCGAAAAACCGAAACGGCCCAGTTGGATCCATCGAAGTGAAGTATAACGAGGATACAGGAGCCATTGAGGATCAAAAGGAACAGAGCCTGTCCCTAGTATAACCGGCTATTCGATCAATAGTGACGACGCAAACGGCTGATAAAAAAATGAAAATCGAGGTGCTATGACATGATCGTGAAAGAACTTTACCGGGATAGTTTAATCTATGAAGAATCCTCCTTGGCTCATTATCTCTACCATTTACTTGCTGAAAAGAAAATTTCATTAGAAGACGACGTTTCCAAAGTAGACTTTGATCAAGCTAATCATCAGTTAGTAGCGGAGATGATTCGAAATAATCTATTAGGTTTTCATAAGATTCGCATATACTCACTGAAAAGGAACCAAAATGAATTTATCTTTATTTATGCAGCCAGTGAGCAAGAGGCCATCCAATTCTTTTGCGAAACCTACCATCAACTCCCGTTGAACTGTCATGAATATCCGTTAGATTGGGAGATTTGTCGAGGGAAAGATGGGATTTCTTTTCGAGACATGAGGAAGGAATTTGCGAGTTTCCCAGCTATAGCGGGATGTTATAAAAGGGAGGAGTGAAGCATAGGAACAGTTGACCTAGGATGCAAGCAACATTAACAGTTTTATCATTTGGAAGGGTGAACGAAATCTGATGTGTTGTACCTAAGGCTATGTGAAGAGCAGGGGATTTAATGAATGCGTGAATGATTAGAAAAGTATATGCCGTCAGATGAAAAAGAATTTCAGCAACCCATTGCAAATACCCAGGGTATCTGGCTTATTGCTTTTGCTTGTAACTACTAATACAGATAGAAAAGGAGTGGCAGCTAATTCAATGCCATTCCTTTTTTTGATTCGCAAAAAGACTTTCATAAGTCACAATGGAATTATTGACCGAATTTTGAATAAACAGTGAACAAACTGTCACAAGTAAAAAAATAAAAAAATCGCAGCGTTTTAAGCCTTTAAAATTACATTTTAGTAAGAGAATATTGGGTTTTTGTTGGAAAAATCCGCTATTCAAACGAAAACTGCTATTTTACTATAGTTATAAAATTTGTCAAGGTTTTGCAGAATACAGGACAAAAGAACAACGTGAGGTAAAAATTCAACGAATAAGCAATGGGAAATTCCAATTTACATTTGTAGTTGGATATCAATATAATATTGTCGAAAGGGGTGATAATGATTGTCGAATCATGACTTTAGAACAATTATTGAAGGAATTGACTATAATCAGTTTGGAAAAAAGGTACTTGCAACCCAATTACGATTTTCAACATTGGAAGCGCTTTTTGAGGTAGACCCTGAGGTGCAGCGAAAATTAGATCCACAGCGAAGATCGGAAATAAGAGAGTTTATTTTAAAATCATTAAAGGGAAAGGATTTTTATTTTTCACCATTTATCTTTTCAGCGAGGGGTGCGTTTTTAGAAGCCGAAAAGGGATGGGCCTTAGAACCAGGCACTAAGCTATACATATTGGATGGCCAACATAGAAGCGCCGCGATGTCATCAGCCTTAAGCCACTTAAAATCGCAAAAGGAAACAGCGGAAGAAATGGGAAATGATAAAGAAGCAAAAATCATCCAAGTGTACATCGACAAACTGAAAGATTATCCAGTAGCTATGCAAGTGTATTTGGATTTATCACAGCAAGAAGAGAGGCAGCTATTCACGGATATTAATACAGAGCGAAAAGAAGCGCATATTGGATTAATCATGCAATATGATCATCGTGACCAATATACAGAATTAACGAGAAAGGTAGCCAAACGATTGCAGTCAGAATTTGAAATTGAGCAAGAACTATCGCGTTTGACAAATTACAATTCAGCTGTCACCTCTTTAACAATCATGAAAAAATGCTTACTAGCCATGTTTGAAGGGAACTTAACAGTAAAAAAGGGAGATGCGATTTTCGGAAACTATCAACCAAATGAAATTATCGCCACTTCACAAATGTTTTTTGAATCATGGCAGAAGATATTTCCTAAACAAATGGCCAATCGCCGTAAATTTGTGGCAGGATTAACAGGCATACAAGTGGCCTTAGCTTTCACAGTTTTTCATCTCACCAAGAATTACTCTATTTCTCATCAAGAAGCCATCATGCAGCTTACTAAATTAAAAAAACATTGCACATGGAAACATGATGATCCACTCTTTACACATTTATACGACCCTTCAACCAGAAGAATAAAGCATCATTCATCAACGACGGCTATTCAAAAAACAGCATGGAAATTTAAGGCGATTATAGATAAAGAAAGGATTGGATCCACTTGATTGTGAATAACGTATTTTCCAAGCGGCAAGCGATGGTAACCTACACTATTCAAGAACTCACTACACTTATCCAAAACGGGCAAGTAAAATTACGTGAGGTAAACAAATTGCATGTCAGAGCAATTAAAAAATATATTCTTGAAA encodes:
- a CDS encoding replicative DNA helicase, producing MSIAEKVFLGSLMKADYLLMDSVVQPEQLESTQHKEIMRRMVELKRAGKNIDLISLSTLPNLESLGGISYLSELLSYADPEKFDGTEKLILELWKEREKRRILTLAAMNDWEIAKVIGELDKINQMKMDDHTPIQQALAAIYEAPWEDQLLLESVTTGIKKLDEVTGGFQGGEVTMVAARPSMGKTDVMLHFAKMAGWAGFLPLVFSLEMPEKLITSRLMASTGGFNRGKMRDPKRMLSQSQKDKWFDVIGDLNETHLQIFDGAGQTIAEMRAKTRKLMHQYPNKKPILFIDYLTLIQSGQLYGGNSHLQVTEISKSLKTMAKDFDCPVICLAQLNRSVESRASKRPMMSDIRESGSVEQDADVILMLYREAYYDKESENRSLEIIVSKNRNGPVGSIEVKYNEDTGAIEDQKEQSLSLV
- a CDS encoding DnaD domain protein, which gives rise to MAKYRMVRTDFWKNPVILEEMTPEDKYFYVYLLTNPQTTQIGIYKITKKQMAFDLGYSIESVHSLMERFSLHHKLIRYNPETRELAIKNWGKENLQKGGKPVMDCIFSELKEVEDHSLIQYVSESIVKEEIRSLYQSFCEQEGLCCGNDVRDQEVNHTYQTECEETDDTFLSRDTIRGQKEKQKEKEKQKQQQKALPSNRERLPNIENSYQKNQQSEEIKEIVEFWDNNGFGFTNVNGKQQLLSWLDDSHFLQPKELILKAMNIACANNTRKLNYIIGILKNWENESLLTVEDIDSYQNNQKPVRKTIPTTAGRDIPRGFELDLTRGEK
- a CDS encoding DNA sulfur modification protein DndB, translated to MSNHDFRTIIEGIDYNQFGKKVLATQLRFSTLEALFEVDPEVQRKLDPQRRSEIREFILKSLKGKDFYFSPFIFSARGAFLEAEKGWALEPGTKLYILDGQHRSAAMSSALSHLKSQKETAEEMGNDKEAKIIQVYIDKLKDYPVAMQVYLDLSQQEERQLFTDINTERKEAHIGLIMQYDHRDQYTELTRKVAKRLQSEFEIEQELSRLTNYNSAVTSLTIMKKCLLAMFEGNLTVKKGDAIFGNYQPNEIIATSQMFFESWQKIFPKQMANRRKFVAGLTGIQVALAFTVFHLTKNYSISHQEAIMQLTKLKKHCTWKHDDPLFTHLYDPSTRRIKHHSSTTAIQKTAWKFKAIIDKERIGST